In the genome of Defluviitalea raffinosedens, the window TTCTCCAGTATAGGTTTTTTTCTATTCTGTTCATACGAATATAAGTAGTATTCTGGGAGAAATCATAAAAATAATCTGTAGCTGCCTTGATTCCTTCTTTTTGCTCCAGCTCTTCAAAGGTTCTTACCACTTCTCCCTGTCTCGGAGTTAAAAGCCCCATGATTTTGGTGTCGAATAAATCTCTGTGGGTATTGGTATTTTCTTTTAAGATTCCTTTCTCATAAGCGTAATCTAAAAGGTGATCCAGTACATCATAAATATTGATATCTGCATCATCTATAGTGCCTTCATAGGGTTCCTGAACTTCCAGTAACTCCATTAAAGCATTTCTTGAAGGGATTACATCGTACTGTGTAATGAGTTTTTGATCCAGGGCGTAACGTATAAGACGCTCTATTTCTTTTTGAGGGCAGATTTTATCCATTGGTCTCTCCTTCCTAGTCCTGATATCCGTCCGGATGAGTTCTGTGCCAATCCCATGCACTTTGTATGATTTCTTCCAAAGAAGTATACTTAGGATTCCAGCCTAACTCTTTGATGATTTTATCTGAAGATGCGATGAGAACTGCCGGGTCTCCTGCACGTCTTGGAGCAACTTCGGCAGGAATTTCATGTCCTGTTACTTTCCTTGCTACTTCTATAACTTCTTTTACAGAAAATCCTTTTCCGTTACCCAGATTATAAATCGCTGACGTATTATCTTTTCTCAGCTTTTCCACGGCTAAAATATGGGCATCTGCAAGATCTGTTACGTGGATATAGTCTCTTATGCAGCTGCCGTCTTCTGTTGGATAATCATCACCAAAAATCATGATTTTATCTCTTTTTCCCAAAGCCACTTGAAGGATAATTGGAATAAGGTGGCTCTCAGGCTTGTGGTCTTCACCAATTTTTCCGCTTTTATGGGCTCCGGCAGCATTGAAATAACGAAGGACTACATACTTAATACCGTAGGCATTGTCACACCATTTCAGCATTTTCTCTACGGCGAGCTTAGTATCCCCGTAAGGGTTTGTTGGAAGCGTTTTGTCGCTTTCTAATATTGGAATATTTTCCGGCTCGCCGTAAGTTGCTGCAGTGGATGAAAATACAATTTTCTTCACGTTATATTCATGCATTTTCTTAAGCAAAGTAACTGTTCCATATACGTTATTATGGTAATACTTTAAGGGATCTATAACGCTCTCTCCAACTAAGGATTCTGCTGCAAAATCTATAACTGCTTCTATAGTATTTTCTTTAAATACCTGGTCTAAAAAGGCTTCGTCCCTGATGTCTCCCACATATAGTTTTGCCTTTGGGTTTACTGCCCCTTTATGTCCTTTTTGAAGATTATCTACTACGATCACTTCTTCTCCCTTTGCAATGAGTTCTTCTACAGTATGGCTTCCTATATAGCCTGCACCGCCACATATTAAAATTGGCATAATTTCCCTCCTAGTCTAATTTTCTAGCTCCGTCTCCTATATTGGCAATGTAAAAATCAGCTTTTAAGCCGGTTTTCTTTTCGTAATTTTCTCCTACCTGCCTCATAAATCTGTTCACTGCTTCTTCTTTTACAATAGAGATCGTACAGCCTCCAAATCCTGCTCCGGTCATACGGGCACCCAAAACACCGTCTATTTTCCATGCTTCTTCTACTAAAGTATCTAATTCAAAGCCAGTTACTTCATATAAATCTCTTAAGGATTTATGGGATTCATTCAAGAGTTTTCCGAAAGCTATAATATCTCCTTGTTTAAGCTTTGCAACTGCTTCTTTTACCCGGGCATTTTCATACACTGCATGTTCTGCTCTTTTTCTTACAGTTTCAAAGGTAATAAGGTGTTTGTTTTCTTCCCAAACTTCGGGAGTAAGATCTGCCAAATAATCGATATCCAGACGGGTTTGAAGGGCTGCAACCGCCATATCGCATTCTCTTCTTCTTTCGTTGTATTTTGAATCTTCTAATCCTCTTCTTTTATTGGTATTGGCGATGATTAATTTCATACCTTGAAGATTTACCGGAACATATTCATATTCTAAAGTATCGCAGTTTAAGTAAATGGCTCTGTCTTTTTTGCCCATGCCTACGGCAAATTGGTCCATGATGCCGCAATTAACGCCCACAAATTCATTTTCTACCTTTTGAGAAAGTTTTACCATTTCCAGTTGATCGATCTCACAATTAAAGAAATCTTTTAATAAAACACAAGTAACCAGTTCAATGGATGCTGAAGAGGAAAGCCCTGCTCCATTGGGAATAGCGCCATAGTATAAAACTTCAAAACCTCCCAGAGCAAAACCTTTTTTAAGAAACTGGTCCACAACGCCTTTCGGATAATTTGTCCAGCCGTCTTTTTTATCATATGCAATATTATTTACATCCACTTCTACAAGGATGTCAGGGAAATTAACTGATGCAAATTTTATTTTGCTGTCATTTCTTTTTCGTGCAGCAGCAGTGGTTCCAAAGTCCAGAGCGCAGGGAAAAACATTACCGCCGTTATAGTCAATATGTTCTCCTATCAAATTAATTCTTCCTGGTGCAAAGAAAAGACTTGGTTCTTCGCCCTGACCATAAAGTTCTGTAAAGCGACTTTTAAGTTCTTGATTATTCATTATGATTACCTCCTTTTATATTTTTTAAAATTATTTTTTAGGGCTTGTGCAGGATTCTCTGATCATCAGATTGGTGTCCAGGATGATTTTTTGAAAGCCATGCCCTGGGTGTTTTATGATGTCCAGCAAAAGTCTTGCTGATGTTTTTCCTAGAGCATACATATTCTGATCTACGGTTGTAAGTTTTGGTTCGCTGATTTCTGAAATGACTATGTTGTCATATCCTATCACGGATAAATCCTCTGGGATAGATATTCCCAACCTTTTGGCTGCCTGCATCACACCTACCCCCATCCAATCATTGCAGGCAAAAATTGCAGTTGGGGGTTCTTCTTGCTCCAGTCTTTTTTGAACTACCTGGATAGCAAGCTCCACGGTTTCTAATCCGTTCCCGTTTTCTATGACCAAAATGTTCTCTTTCCTTATAGGGATTTGATGCTTTTTTAAGGTTTCATAATAAACTTGTTCTTTTATGTCATAAGAGTAGCTGTTTTTGGCTCTTAAAAAGGCAATATCCCTATGCCCCAGCTTAATGAGATACTCCATTGCCTGCAGGGTACCCATTTCCTGGTCATTCAGGACAAAATTGCAGCGCACTCCTCTATGATAGCCATTGATCAGTACCAAAGGGATTTTCTTGGCACATTCTTCATAGAAACCGTTTTCTATATTTTCATACCTGGGGTCTATAACTAAAATGCCATCCACTTGCTTTTCCAAAAGATTTTGGATCTGAGTTCTTTCGGATTCTTCTTTTCCGTCGGTATCACATAAAAAAAGAGAAAAAGTTTTTTGACTGCACACTTTCTCTATGCCCTTTACCACAACAGGAAAGAATAGGTTGGTAATACTCGGGACAACCACTCCTATGGTGTGGGTACTTTTTCCGATTAGGCTTCTGGCAAGATAATTCGGTTTAAAATTTAATGCGTTTATGGCCTCTTCAACTTTTTGTCTGGTTTCTTCTTTTACGGGGTAATTATTATTGATCACTCTGGATACGGTGGTAATCGATACGCCTGCGTACTTTGCCACGTCTGCTATGGTCGGCTTTTCCAATGACCCACCTCCTTTATAGAAAAGGTTTTCTATAAATTGAGCATAGCACATTTGATTTATATTTTCAAGAGAAAATATCGTAAATCAAAAATACCATACGTATTTTCCATTTAAATAATATTATTTAAATAATGGGGTGGACGACTCTTTTCTTTTGCTTTGATTTCCATGGTTAATCCTAAGACTCTGATCCTTCTTAATTTAAAGTTAGATACAAATATGTCTTTTCTCGTTAAGTATATTCCTAAGCCTATGGCTATGGTAACCATTAACAAATCTATCATAGCACCTCCTTTCGGCTTATGATGCAGACTTCACTGTTTCATAGCCCTCCGGAGGATAACATACAACCCCCACGGACCTTATCCGTGGCTTTT includes:
- the galE gene encoding UDP-glucose 4-epimerase GalE produces the protein MPILICGGAGYIGSHTVEELIAKGEEVIVVDNLQKGHKGAVNPKAKLYVGDIRDEAFLDQVFKENTIEAVIDFAAESLVGESVIDPLKYYHNNVYGTVTLLKKMHEYNVKKIVFSSTAATYGEPENIPILESDKTLPTNPYGDTKLAVEKMLKWCDNAYGIKYVVLRYFNAAGAHKSGKIGEDHKPESHLIPIILQVALGKRDKIMIFGDDYPTEDGSCIRDYIHVTDLADAHILAVEKLRKDNTSAIYNLGNGKGFSVKEVIEVARKVTGHEIPAEVAPRRAGDPAVLIASSDKIIKELGWNPKYTSLEEIIQSAWDWHRTHPDGYQD
- a CDS encoding galactokinase codes for the protein MNNQELKSRFTELYGQGEEPSLFFAPGRINLIGEHIDYNGGNVFPCALDFGTTAAARKRNDSKIKFASVNFPDILVEVDVNNIAYDKKDGWTNYPKGVVDQFLKKGFALGGFEVLYYGAIPNGAGLSSSASIELVTCVLLKDFFNCEIDQLEMVKLSQKVENEFVGVNCGIMDQFAVGMGKKDRAIYLNCDTLEYEYVPVNLQGMKLIIANTNKRRGLEDSKYNERRRECDMAVAALQTRLDIDYLADLTPEVWEENKHLITFETVRKRAEHAVYENARVKEAVAKLKQGDIIAFGKLLNESHKSLRDLYEVTGFELDTLVEEAWKIDGVLGARMTGAGFGGCTISIVKEEAVNRFMRQVGENYEKKTGLKADFYIANIGDGARKLD
- a CDS encoding LacI family DNA-binding transcriptional regulator, with amino-acid sequence MEKPTIADVAKYAGVSITTVSRVINNNYPVKEETRQKVEEAINALNFKPNYLARSLIGKSTHTIGVVVPSITNLFFPVVVKGIEKVCSQKTFSLFLCDTDGKEESERTQIQNLLEKQVDGILVIDPRYENIENGFYEECAKKIPLVLINGYHRGVRCNFVLNDQEMGTLQAMEYLIKLGHRDIAFLRAKNSYSYDIKEQVYYETLKKHQIPIRKENILVIENGNGLETVELAIQVVQKRLEQEEPPTAIFACNDWMGVGVMQAAKRLGISIPEDLSVIGYDNIVISEISEPKLTTVDQNMYALGKTSARLLLDIIKHPGHGFQKIILDTNLMIRESCTSPKK